ctgctacagctccaccatcctgccccggctgctggccagcttcctgactggggacaggaCCATCTCTGCTCATGGCTGTTTGgctcagttctatttctttgcttcttttgcaactAGCAagtgttacctgctggccatgatgtcctacaattggtacttggccatatgccagccctgctctatgcaagcctcatgacctggaaagtctctctacagctggcagcagTGTCTTGCTAATGGGACTGGCATTTTCTCTCATAATCACTGGCTTCTTATCCCAGCTGAAATTCTGTGGCCCCAAGGCCATTGACCACTTTTTCTGTGATCTTACCCCTTTGCTGGAGCTCTTCTGCAGTGACACCAGGGTCATCACACTACTAGCTTCTGTACTATCTAACCTCACTGTAGTCATCCCCTTCCTTTTTACACTGGCATCCTATGTGTGCATCgtagctgccatcctgaggatcccgtccaatgtgggcaggcagaaggccttctccacctgctcctctcatcTCACTGTCATctctgttttctatggcaccctcatcattgtctacctgatgcccagaacaccccagctgaggcagctcagcaaagtgttctcctttttctctacCATCCTTacgcccctggtcaatcccctcatctacagcctgcggaacagcGAGGTCAGGAAGGCCCTGAGGAAAGCATTCAGGAAAGCTCTGGCCTGCACACAGAGCTCCTGCTAAATGAGTGACACTGGGCACAAGTCACTTCTGACTTTCACAAAGGCAAGTGCTGGGTACTGGGGACATCCTCTGAAGTGTGAGGCATTACGACTGATTGTGGAATGGCAAAATGAAAGGAAGTATTTGAAGAGAAATTTTCTTGTTTAGAAGGCAATATTGAATGTCATGGGCTTGCTTTTTTCTTGATAATAAACACTTCGGTGGTTTGGCATGTGTGAACTGCTG
The DNA window shown above is from Apteryx mantelli isolate bAptMan1 chromosome 11, bAptMan1.hap1, whole genome shotgun sequence and carries:
- the LOC136992959 gene encoding LOW QUALITY PROTEIN: olfactory receptor 5P53-like (The sequence of the model RefSeq protein was modified relative to this genomic sequence to represent the inferred CDS: inserted 2 bases in 2 codons; substituted 1 base at 1 genomic stop codon), which codes for MSYNWYLAICQPXLYASLMTWKVSLQLAAVSCXWDWHFLXIITGFLSQLKFCGPKAIDHFFCDLTPLLELFCSDTRVITLLASVLSNLTVVIPFLFTLASYVCIVAAILRIPSNVGRQKAFSTCSSHLTVISVFYGTLIIVYLMPRTPQLRQLSKVFSFFSTILTPLVNPLIYSLRNSEVRKALRKAFRKALACTQSSC